Genomic window (Neurospora crassa OR74A linkage group VI, whole genome shotgun sequence):
TTAGCAACCACCCGTCGTTAGTGCCACTCATTGACTCCATTTCCCGCGCAGCCGTTTcgattttacttttttttctgctgGCCCTTCGTCTTGGCACTGGCAGCCCCGATTCCACCGATTTATTTTTCGACCGTGCCCACCACAACCTATCCAACTATCCACCCACACACGGCCACACGCACGTCCAGGACTCCCGGGCGGTCAAGCGACTTTTGCGACACGGCGCTCCATCATCCATTGTCTCTTTAACATCGATTACATTCCACCGTACGTCAAATTTTCCCAGCGGctcgatttttttttctgcgaGTTGTTTTGCCCCCGCGACGCATTTTTCTCGCACCTCCAAACCCGCGCGCTCATTCCACGTCACCCTGTTTAGGCGGTTCGTCGTGTTGCATTGAAACGCGGTGCTTCGTACTCCATCGTGACGGAAGACACACGGATCTCACGAATATCAAAGTGCCAAAGAGGTACGTGCTTCTCATTTGCACTCATGTCAACAAAGTGGTCCGAGCATCGTCAAGTCCGCAGTAGCACCTTTCACCTACCCCCGTCGCCCTGTTACCACTACGGACTACTAGTAGTGGGAGTTGCCCAGCGCGGTACAAGACGTGCTGCTTCGGCTTCAGCTTCAAGTTCCTTGAACGAACAAATCACCCGAGCGACTTcgatctttttttttttgcccaTCCCTATTCCTCGACCCTCCAATTGCACCACCGGTGGCCAACGCGCGTTTGTATCTTCTCGTCCCGGAGCTGGCTGTTTGCATTACTTTCGCAGCTTTTAGCAGGTCTCGCTGCACTGTCTCGGTGTCTGCCTATCGGCTCATCGGACATCGATATTTAAACACACGCTTTTTGGTCAGCGCGCTTGCCTTTCACTACCTGCATCGCCCTCTTTGTCATTCTCTCCGTTGCCCCTAAAAAGATACATCTATCTTGTGGCAGTTCCCAAACCACCCTGCGGTGCTTACTCGACTATTACTATCGCTCGTCTTTTCAGCACCGATAGATACAACTCTTGCCATTTTTCGATTGTGCCGCTTTCCGTCCAACCTGATCGGAACCCCAATAGCTAACTTGCATTTCCTCCCTAGCTCCCAGGAGCTGTCACTGGTCCACACTACGACAATCGACAATCCCCAGAACGGTCCGAAGGCCACACAGTATCGTGCACGTACTTTGTCGGTTCGAGTTATCAATAACACGACGCAGCTACCACGTGCGAACGACCAGCGATTGTTTAAGCGCAGGACATAAAGCTCGAGCTGTCAGTACAACCGTCGGTGCTCAGCAACAGTTGTTTTGTCGGTCGTTTTGAGCTCGCAAAGCTAAGGCCTTCGCATAAGTCTTCTCTTTGAGCGGCAAGAGACAGGTCACTTCGAACTTATCATTAGAAGCTCGTCTACTACGATTTGCTCGGGCCATTTGTTTGGCGGTTCATCCTGCATCGCGACATCGGCGTTTCCGTCCTTTCGCAAAGAGCCCAGCCTATACCCGTAGCTAACGGAGAAAGCGGAGCGTCTGTGACCCACTTGCCTTATCAACTGACGGACCCGGAAATTTCGGTCACGATCTCTTGAGATTTTCTTCACGCTCGTAGAACGAACGGGCTGTGCGGCGAATCTCGAAATTCGATCAGCAATCGGGATACTGCGACGGTGCAACGACTAGATTGACGTCGTCATATTTGGGTATTGATCGGTGGTCAGGGCGTCCCGCGTGTAAAGGACCCTGGTTTGCATCGCACTTGAACCGTGCACGATTCACCTCATCGAACCTTCAACGACAAGCCATATTCGGTTTCAAGAATCGGCCTTAGATATCAAGCCCAATAAGACGAGACAGCCAGTATACTTCTGCGGTCTTCTTCTAAAGCTTCTGGCTTACTCCCGAGGTAAGAATTCTCATGTTCGTCTCTCGTTATTTGCcatatttcctttccctcctcatcGTTCAAGTCCCGGCAGGTGCCGAAAGAAATGTTGTATTTCATGCTTCCAGGGCCACCTGGAGACGTGTGCAGGGTCCACGGCTTGCCAAGTCCCAATCAACTGTTTTGGCATCTCCTTGAGCATTTAGATCCATTTTATAGAGCTTGCTCACCGCTCAAGTCACCATCGACCGCCTGCTGACCACTCGCTATAGCTCGTATCTATATCAGGGACAGCACTTGATTATCCTGCAGTTGTCTGCCATACGAAAGATCAGGGTCTAAACTTGCCATACAGCTGTGCGGAGGTTTACCTTGACAGACAAAGAATACCCTGCACATTCCTTGGAACGATACTCTCGGGATTAGTCGACATTCAAAATGTCAGAACCGGAATCTGCTACCGCCGCTATGGGAATCGGTAGCGTACTCAACACTAAGGGCGCCCAGGCTAGTGCCGCTCTAGCACAGGCGGCTCAGGCTGCTCAGATCGCGCAACCGACACAGCAGCTTGAACAATCTGCTCCTGTTCCCCAACTAGCTACACCTGAACAGCAACCCTCGCAACCGCTCACACAACAGCAACCTATGGAGCGTGCCAGCTCGCCGCACGCTTCCGTGAAATTCGAACCCAGCATGTCCTACCCTTCGCCGACCGGTATGGGGACCGCAATGCCCGTTTCCACTGTTCCTAGCGCACACATGGCCCCGGGTGGACAAATGGCTACCAACCCGCAGATGGTTCCCAACAATCAGATGGCCCCCAATGCCCAAATGGGCCCCAATCTCCAGATGGCGCCCAATTCACAAATGGCTCCTAATGCTCAGATGGCTCCCAGCGGACAGATGGCTTCTAGTGCTCAAATGGCTCCCAATGCTCAAATGGCGCCTGCACCGATGGGCATTCCTGCTATGCCTACTGTACCAGGAGTCCCGTCAAACAACGGAATGGTACCTTCTCTTCACCCTTCTTACAAGCCTCAGGTCGAGGGAGGTGCGCCACCAGGACCGCCTCCCAAGGCCTACGCGTGTTCCACCTGCGCCAAGGCTTTTGCACGGAGAAGTGATCTTGCTCGTCACGGTAAGTAACCATCAGTTTTTCCCTTTGTCATAACTCTGCTAACTATTCTGCAGAGCGAATTCATAGCGGTATTCGTCCTCACGTGTGCGATTATCCCGGCTGCGGGAAACAGTTCATCCAACGATCAGCCCTCACCGTCCACCAGCGCGTGCACACTGGAGAGAAGCCCCACCAATGCGAGAGGTGCGGCAAGGTAAGATACTTAAGTCTCAAAGGCCACAGCGAGACAAACATACTAACGGCGCCACAGCCCTTCAGCGACAGCAGTTCTCTTGCGCGTCATCGTAGGATCCATTCCGGAAAGCGTCCTTACAAGTGCCCGTACATGGATTGCCAGAAAACGTTCACCCGCCGGACGACACTGACGAGGCACCAGAATCACCATACTGGCACTGTTGAGGAATCTGCAAAGGCTACGGCAGAAGCTCTTGCCAGGGGAACGTTGGCACGGACTAAGGAGCGATCGGAGAGCGAGCAGATCTCCAATCAAGCGACACCCATGACCACTCCCTCACCGGCACAGCggcccttgtccttgtcaCCAAGTGCGGGATTGGCCAACATGGAGATGCAGTATCTGCAAACCAATACACTCCCGGCGCATCTTCGTGGGGACGTTCACGTTTCCAATGCACCAACGACCTCGCCCGGTTACAGCAACGGACTGACCCGACCCACGTCGCACCCTACCGGGTATGTTCCTCCCGCAACAATGGAGCCAACCGTTGAAACTCAGCAAGGATCCGGGAGTGCGGCCGGCAGTCCTCAGATTGGAAGTGCAGGTTGGGCGTCTCCTGGGGGTGTCGGATCTCCAGCTCAAAGCCCCAGCGGTAACGGCTATGTCTATCCGGATCCAGAACCTTTTCCTGGCGCCAGTGCCGGTCAGATGTTCTACGACAGCGCGGTTGGGACTGGGAGACGTCTCGGGAGCGGGGAGCCACAGAACCCTTCCTATCATACTTAGTGCCATTTGATTGAAGGATCGTGGCCCGGACTCCCTTGTCGGTTCCCAGGATCAGAGCACCTATAGTAACAGCTTAGTCTGTTTTGATCCAGTACCCTAGCTAGCCGGTATCGAGCAATGTCCTGCCAGATCGCGGTTAGGCGAAAAGCGTGGAACGGCAGAATCCGTGTTATAATAGGAGGGGTTGGAGTATTGGTTGGAACTTGAGTTTCAACCTGTATCTCTGAATTGGGGGAGCCTTTGAGGGTATGGAAACCAAATTTTTCCATGGCTCAGAGGAGAGAACCTTCCAACAAGATTTCCACCTTTGTTTTATCTCCCTGGTGTTTTCTGTTAATCCATATCTCGAAAAGAACGATAGGTTTTGCATGATGGTAGGCTCGACAGGAAAAAGCGGGTATCATTaagttttctttctccttgaCAAATAAACACGGTCTGGACCGGAGTGGACTATTCTAATGACGCCGATGGCGAAAAATGGCAGCGCCTCTTCTCTTCCGCTTTTCTGTTCTGTCCCTCTTCTCTCTATTGGCTTGCAGCACATCCCTAGCCGGTCAATTCACGCCACATTGCGCCTGCAAATCCTTGCATTAACCATTTTGAATCGACTTTCTGTTACAACTGGACAAGGGAAACAACGTTTTTTCATACCGTCGGGGAATGGTGTTGTATCAGGTTCATTGCGGGTCAGTCCTGGGCTCTGGGTCATTTCAGCAGCATGGTTCGGTGTGGGTTCTTCTggaattttctttttttctttttgttttgccCTGGTTTCGTGAACTCAGGACAGCAGATTGCTGCTCTAGTCTGGTTCCAATCAATCTTTTTGGCCTTTTCGCAACCCTTCGTTGGGTTCGGAAATAGGGCAATTGGCAAGGTCTTTGGTCATTGGTGTTCAAGGCAATTTGGTTCTTTAGATCTATCTCGACCTTGTCGTCACCCTCCTTCTGAGTGATCAGTTCAGAGTGAAACATGTCAGGGTGTTATATGGGCGCTAGAGAAAGCAGCGTAGCAATTATAGATTTTGCATCTTGCGGCCATTGCATCTTTTTCCATCATTTTACCCGGATCTTCTGGTTATGGAATTGTACGTTGCGAGGCCGCAAAGCGACTGATGGTACTTGGTGAAATGAGAGCGCATACGTATTCGGTACGAGTATTTGTACATTGAATGCACTTTTTTTCGATTCTGTACATGGCGTGCTTCTGActtggatgaggatgagaaggGGCACTCGTGCGTTGTCCAACACTCACAACAAGAGGATAAAGCTCCGGACAGACAGTGCAAATTCCGCTGGTAAAGGCGAACTATTGCGTCTTGTAGCGGGGCGGCCGCAAGAGTAAACCGAACACCAAAGGTCCCATATCGCTCCCCTTGGCAAGGAGAATGCTGTGGAAAATCCGTGATATGCCTTGTAACCAGTGGAAGCGCACTGGGCGAATCTTTGATGCAGTACCGTATTGACTCGGGGCACTGAGTTTTAGGTTCCAAGGTCTGACTGGCAGAATCTATGTGTTAGTTGCCTTAGGGTTTGGGTTTTGGTAGAGAATTCGAGCATATGCAATACTAGAGGTGCCTCAAATGTACAGATTATGCTTGATTTCCAGGGAACCTAAAACCCAGTGCCCCGAGTCAATACGGTAGACGTGTTTAATTTTGCTCAAATGGTGTACACATGTAAGAAAGA
Coding sequences:
- a CDS encoding zinc finger protein 58, producing MSEPESATAAMGIGSVLNTKGAQASAALAQAAQAAQIAQPTQQLEQSAPVPQLATPEQQPSQPLTQQQPMERASSPHASVKFEPSMSYPSPTGMGTAMPVSTVPSAHMAPGGQMATNPQMVPNNQMAPNAQMGPNLQMAPNSQMAPNAQMAPSGQMASSAQMAPNAQMAPAPMGIPAMPTVPGVPSNNGMVPSLHPSYKPQVEGGAPPGPPPKAYACSTCAKAFARRSDLARHERIHSGIRPHVCDYPGCGKQFIQRSALTVHQRVHTGEKPHQCERCGKPFSDSSSLARHRRIHSGKRPYKCPYMDCQKTFTRRTTLTRHQNHHTGTVEESAKATAEALARGTLARTKERSESEQISNQATPMTTPSPAQRPLSLSPSAGLANMEMQYLQTNTLPAHLRGDVHVSNAPTTSPGYSNGLTRPTSHPTGYVPPATMEPTVETQQGSGSAAGSPQIGSAGWASPGGVGSPAQSPSGNGYVYPDPEPFPGASAGQMFYDSAVGTGRRLGSGEPQNPSYHT